From a single Gimesia fumaroli genomic region:
- a CDS encoding PAS domain S-box protein, which produces MKSPSLEHDEDHRSRSSHIYSRFKLLLRIPLVQAGMISLAIFLVVFLLNEQAHNRKVREAASLGEIVDIVGRQRMLSQRIAKNLLLIENGSNQNDAHATLETDLATLNRQHKLLTETVSLYENSQEQNETSPRKLLNQISPLISTITQIVTEVLTGQQTASSSLPTVLTSEQRLVPLLDQFNASLTTEKNLLESSQHRIQLTRESLFLFALISVLFCAIWFMLSQVHKYQSKLRREKQRLLKLTRVMKDRQQKLSAAISASFHETWSWTPGTGEFWCSESFWRVFGYQEISEFPDATYQTFLEHIDPDHRGLLETAVQQQVEDGAPIHLELSARIHGGVYRWIRVQAKMISDQADGAEYLAGTVEDIHEHKLAKLQLDHKETLLTKVGKVAKIGGWHLDLKTNELFWTSETYKIHEVDTDYRPTVETGIAFYAPEVRPVIQKAVEHAIETGEPWDLELPFITAKGRHIWVRAQGELEYENNIPVRLVGAFQDISTEKQRESEFLMMQDDKFSSRAQLQGVISAATEVSIIATDPQGTITLFSPGAERLLGYSAEEMIGIQTPECFHLAEEVEQRGRELTESLGRTVKNFAVFVTPAMLGSYDRREWTYVCKDGIHRTVELTVTAIRNQQDDIKGFLCVALDITQKKQNEKQLLESREKIRHLMDALPVATYTCDNDGLITYYNQAAIEFWGRTPYLNDPIDRHCGSFKLLDAEGNLIPYAESWTAIALKKQEVLHGKELIIECEDGTTKTALAHICPMHDHDGKMTGVVNVLVDISERKKLEKSLNETTTRLELCLKVLDQHAIVAETELNGCIRHVNDMFCQLTGFERHEAIGKTHRIVNSGVQSKEFWKDVFKTIADTGMWQGEICNRKKNGDLYWVDTTIAAMKDGEGIATGYLAIRNDITELKQAQEAALAASQSKSQFLANMSHEIRTPLTAILGYADLLKNDPDFTSSPEKRDQAVNTIRDAGTHLLTVINDILDLSKIEAGKMSLEKAPTQVFNTLEHIESLLRPRAIEKGILLGSQITTPIPDLIESDPTRLRQILMNLVGNAVKFTEQGSINIVVRQIEEGDQKLIQFDIEDTGPGMSPKQVEKMFKAFSQADASVTRQHGGTGLGLVISRKLARLMGGEVSLAWTERGKGTCFRFEMPEHALPQTRYLISPSLADSEAVKKVTTAVGYQVPENTRILLAEDGPDNQRLISFLLKKLGALVDVADNGSEAYRNYLEAEMVDQPYHLLITDMQMPEMDGYSLTKVLRAEGATLPIIALTAHAMAEDRQKCLDAGCDDYLSKPVDRRLLAQTIEKWMIHIQQTTEQPADS; this is translated from the coding sequence ATGAAATCCCCCTCCTTGGAACATGACGAGGATCATCGTTCCCGCTCCTCACACATTTATTCCAGGTTCAAGTTGTTGCTGCGAATCCCGTTGGTGCAGGCGGGAATGATCAGCCTGGCAATTTTTCTTGTGGTCTTTCTGCTGAATGAGCAGGCCCACAATCGAAAAGTTCGGGAAGCGGCCTCCCTGGGAGAAATCGTGGATATCGTTGGACGCCAGCGAATGTTAAGTCAGCGAATTGCGAAGAATCTGCTACTCATCGAAAATGGATCGAATCAAAACGACGCCCACGCGACACTTGAAACAGATCTCGCAACCTTAAATCGGCAACACAAGCTATTAACAGAAACAGTCTCACTCTATGAAAACTCACAGGAGCAGAACGAAACGTCGCCACGCAAGTTGCTTAACCAGATTTCGCCTCTGATCTCCACAATCACACAGATCGTTACCGAAGTTTTAACAGGCCAACAGACTGCGTCCTCATCACTCCCCACCGTCTTAACCAGCGAACAACGGCTGGTACCGCTCCTCGATCAATTTAACGCATCTTTGACCACGGAAAAAAACCTGCTGGAAAGCAGTCAACACAGAATTCAACTGACCAGGGAGTCCCTCTTTCTGTTTGCGCTCATTTCAGTTTTGTTTTGTGCGATCTGGTTCATGCTGTCACAAGTTCATAAGTACCAATCCAAACTAAGGCGGGAAAAACAAAGACTGCTCAAATTGACGCGTGTAATGAAAGACAGGCAGCAGAAACTTTCAGCGGCGATTTCTGCATCATTTCACGAAACCTGGTCCTGGACACCAGGTACCGGGGAATTCTGGTGTTCCGAATCCTTCTGGCGGGTGTTTGGCTATCAGGAAATCTCAGAGTTTCCCGACGCGACATATCAAACTTTTCTCGAACACATCGACCCCGATCATCGCGGTCTGCTCGAAACAGCTGTCCAGCAACAAGTTGAGGATGGGGCTCCGATTCACCTGGAGCTATCAGCCAGGATTCACGGTGGAGTTTATCGCTGGATTCGAGTCCAGGCAAAAATGATTTCAGATCAAGCCGATGGAGCGGAATATCTCGCCGGTACAGTCGAAGATATTCATGAACACAAACTGGCGAAACTTCAACTGGACCATAAGGAAACACTTTTGACGAAAGTAGGGAAAGTCGCCAAAATTGGTGGCTGGCACCTGGATCTGAAAACAAATGAACTGTTCTGGACGTCCGAAACATACAAGATTCATGAAGTTGATACTGACTACCGGCCTACGGTGGAAACCGGCATCGCCTTTTATGCTCCTGAAGTGCGCCCCGTCATTCAAAAGGCAGTGGAACACGCCATTGAAACGGGAGAACCCTGGGACCTCGAACTTCCGTTTATTACGGCTAAAGGGCGTCATATCTGGGTGCGGGCTCAGGGAGAACTTGAATACGAAAACAACATCCCGGTCCGACTGGTCGGCGCATTTCAGGATATTTCGACAGAGAAACAACGCGAGAGCGAATTCCTGATGATGCAGGATGACAAATTCAGTTCGCGTGCACAACTGCAAGGCGTCATTTCTGCTGCCACTGAAGTTTCGATCATCGCCACCGACCCGCAAGGGACCATCACCTTGTTTAGTCCTGGTGCAGAACGCCTGCTGGGCTATTCCGCGGAAGAAATGATTGGTATTCAGACACCCGAATGTTTCCACCTGGCTGAGGAAGTTGAACAACGAGGGCGCGAACTGACAGAAAGTCTGGGTAGAACGGTCAAGAACTTTGCAGTGTTTGTCACTCCCGCCATGCTGGGTAGTTACGATCGACGTGAATGGACTTATGTCTGCAAAGACGGTATTCATCGAACGGTAGAATTGACAGTCACCGCGATCAGAAACCAGCAAGACGATATCAAGGGATTTCTGTGCGTTGCCCTCGATATCACCCAGAAAAAACAGAATGAGAAACAGCTTCTGGAGAGTCGCGAAAAAATTCGCCATTTGATGGACGCGTTACCCGTCGCAACATACACCTGTGATAATGACGGGCTCATCACCTATTACAATCAGGCGGCTATTGAATTTTGGGGACGAACGCCTTATCTGAATGATCCTATTGACCGCCACTGCGGCTCCTTTAAACTCCTGGATGCCGAGGGAAATTTAATACCGTACGCTGAGAGTTGGACTGCAATTGCACTCAAGAAGCAGGAAGTGCTGCATGGAAAAGAACTCATCATAGAGTGTGAAGACGGCACCACCAAAACAGCGTTAGCACATATTTGCCCCATGCATGACCATGATGGCAAGATGACAGGGGTCGTGAATGTTCTCGTCGATATTTCCGAGCGAAAAAAGTTGGAAAAATCGCTGAATGAGACGACGACACGCTTAGAATTATGCCTGAAAGTTCTCGATCAACATGCCATCGTAGCAGAAACAGAACTTAACGGGTGTATCAGACATGTTAATGACATGTTCTGTCAGCTCACCGGTTTTGAACGGCATGAAGCAATCGGTAAAACGCATCGAATTGTCAATTCCGGCGTGCAGTCCAAAGAGTTCTGGAAAGATGTGTTCAAGACGATCGCGGATACTGGAATGTGGCAGGGAGAAATCTGCAACCGTAAAAAGAATGGAGACCTGTACTGGGTCGACACCACCATTGCCGCGATGAAAGATGGTGAAGGAATCGCTACCGGCTACCTGGCTATTCGCAACGACATCACCGAACTCAAGCAGGCCCAGGAAGCAGCGCTCGCCGCTTCACAGAGCAAAAGCCAGTTCCTGGCGAATATGAGCCATGAGATTCGCACCCCGCTGACCGCCATTCTAGGCTATGCCGATCTGCTCAAAAATGATCCCGATTTTACATCATCCCCCGAAAAAAGAGACCAGGCTGTCAATACAATTCGTGATGCTGGAACGCATTTATTAACCGTCATCAACGATATTCTTGACCTGTCCAAAATTGAAGCCGGAAAAATGAGTCTTGAAAAGGCTCCGACTCAAGTTTTCAACACCCTGGAACATATTGAAAGTCTGTTACGACCTCGCGCCATTGAAAAAGGCATTCTACTGGGTTCTCAAATTACAACTCCCATTCCGGATCTGATTGAAAGTGATCCGACTCGACTCCGACAGATCTTGATGAATCTTGTTGGGAATGCAGTAAAATTTACGGAGCAGGGAAGCATCAACATCGTTGTCAGGCAGATCGAAGAGGGAGATCAGAAGCTCATTCAATTTGACATCGAAGACACGGGACCGGGAATGTCACCAAAACAGGTCGAGAAAATGTTTAAAGCATTTTCACAGGCAGACGCCTCAGTCACGCGCCAACATGGAGGCACCGGTCTGGGACTGGTCATCTCCCGAAAACTGGCGCGTTTAATGGGTGGTGAAGTCTCACTGGCCTGGACGGAGAGAGGAAAAGGAACCTGTTTCCGATTCGAAATGCCGGAACACGCTCTGCCTCAAACGCGTTATCTGATCAGCCCCTCGCTTGCTGATTCAGAAGCGGTCAAGAAAGTAACAACCGCAGTAGGGTATCAGGTTCCTGAAAATACACGCATCCTGCTTGCCGAAGATGGGCCCGACAACCAGCGACTCATTTCCTTCCTGTTGAAAAAACTGGGCGCATTAGTTGATGTCGCCGACAACGGCTCTGAAGCCTATCGGAACTACCTCGAAGCAGAAATGGTAGACCAGCCTTATCACCTGTTGATTACCGATATGCAAATGCCGGAAATGGATGGCTACTCGCTGACAAAAGTTCTGCGGGCCGAAGGTGCCACCTTGCCCATCATCGCCTTAACCGCGCATGCGATGGCAGAAGATCGCCAGAAGTGTCTGGATGCGGGCTGTGATGACTACCTCAGTAAACCCGTTGACCGCAGACTCCTTGCACAAACCATTGAGAAATGGATGATCCACATCCAACAGACAACAGAACAACCTGCCGACTCATAG
- a CDS encoding alkaline phosphatase D family protein, with protein MFDYKQLQAAIKSENGVSRRLFLSYGAALSSLPFLTPAAWADRSPVFKKDPFTLGVASGDPDSNSVILWTRLAPEPLEPNGGMRPQAVEVRWEVADDEGFQKPVASGTTQATPQLGHTVHVEVPGLQPDRWYWYRFQAGDAVSPVGRTRTMPVESSMPEQLKFAFASCQNFEQGLFTAYEQMARDDVDLVFHLGDYIYEYASGRNGKVRTHLGPEIESLGDYRVRYSQYRSDPLLHQMHAKCPWFLTWDDHEFDNNCAGDISEESQVDPVEYLLRRANAYQVYYEMMPLRPRSLPQGPHMQIYRQASFGRLADFFVLDTRQYRTDQPNGDKKSPLNDAALARKNSLLGSRQRNWLQSGLISSDSTWNILAQQVMMGMVGFTQKEGPLAYSMDQWPGCAYERMGLMKFLEERRVPNPVVLTGDIHSNWVNNLRVDDRNTETPVIATEFVGTSISSGGNGVQKRKGHAELLSNNPCVQFQNSERGYVRCTVSPQKWSSEYMVVDDVTKPGGHVSPRAAFVVEAGTPGAHPA; from the coding sequence ATGTTTGATTACAAACAACTCCAGGCAGCCATCAAATCCGAAAACGGCGTGAGTCGGCGGTTATTTCTCTCCTATGGGGCGGCGTTATCGTCGCTGCCTTTTCTGACACCGGCAGCATGGGCCGACCGGTCTCCGGTTTTTAAGAAAGACCCGTTTACACTGGGTGTGGCGTCCGGCGATCCCGATTCCAACAGCGTGATTTTATGGACGCGACTGGCCCCCGAACCTCTGGAACCGAATGGCGGGATGAGGCCGCAGGCGGTGGAAGTGCGCTGGGAAGTCGCAGACGACGAAGGCTTTCAAAAACCGGTGGCTTCCGGGACGACACAGGCCACTCCCCAGTTAGGGCATACCGTGCACGTAGAAGTGCCCGGTTTGCAGCCGGACCGCTGGTACTGGTATCGTTTTCAGGCCGGCGATGCCGTCAGTCCCGTGGGCCGTACGCGAACAATGCCCGTGGAATCATCAATGCCGGAGCAGCTGAAGTTTGCGTTTGCGTCCTGTCAGAACTTTGAGCAGGGTTTATTTACCGCATACGAGCAGATGGCCCGCGACGACGTCGACCTGGTTTTCCACTTAGGCGATTACATTTACGAATATGCCTCCGGTCGGAATGGAAAAGTTCGCACGCATCTGGGACCTGAAATTGAATCGCTGGGCGATTATCGCGTGCGTTATTCCCAGTACCGTTCCGATCCTTTGCTGCATCAGATGCATGCGAAATGCCCCTGGTTTCTGACGTGGGATGATCACGAATTTGATAACAATTGCGCGGGAGATATTTCGGAAGAGTCGCAGGTCGACCCGGTTGAATATCTGTTGCGTCGTGCGAACGCCTATCAGGTTTATTACGAAATGATGCCGCTCCGGCCACGTTCGTTGCCACAGGGGCCGCATATGCAGATCTATCGACAGGCGTCTTTCGGTCGATTAGCTGATTTCTTCGTGTTGGATACCCGGCAGTATCGTACGGATCAGCCGAACGGGGATAAGAAGTCACCCCTGAATGATGCCGCGCTGGCCAGAAAGAATTCCTTATTAGGGAGTCGCCAGCGTAACTGGCTGCAGTCTGGTCTGATTTCATCTGACAGCACCTGGAATATTCTGGCGCAACAGGTGATGATGGGCATGGTCGGCTTCACTCAGAAAGAGGGGCCACTCGCCTATTCGATGGACCAGTGGCCTGGATGTGCGTATGAACGGATGGGGCTGATGAAGTTTCTCGAGGAGCGGCGGGTTCCGAATCCTGTCGTGCTGACGGGTGACATTCATTCGAACTGGGTGAATAATTTGCGTGTGGATGATCGGAATACGGAGACACCCGTGATCGCGACGGAATTTGTGGGAACATCCATTTCCAGTGGCGGTAATGGCGTGCAGAAGCGAAAAGGCCATGCTGAGTTACTGTCGAATAACCCGTGTGTGCAGTTCCAGAATTCCGAGCGTGGTTATGTCCGCTGTACTGTGAGTCCTCAGAAATGGAGCAGCGAGTATATGGTGGTTGACGATGTGACGAAGCCGGGTGGTCATGTTTCACCGCGGGCGGCGTTTGTTGTGGAAGCGGGGACCCCCGGTGCCCATCCAGCGTAA
- a CDS encoding PSD1 and planctomycete cytochrome C domain-containing protein — translation MSCLAGEASAEKPSPGLEFFENKIRPVLIEHCYECHSAATTEIKGGLRVDSRDALRSGGENGAAVVPHKVDQSLLLDALRHESFEMPPGKKLSEEVIADFVKWVELGAPDSRDKPPSVSEAASLSWKAIFEKRRKWWSLQPLKTVSLPDPDRNDWSQRPIDRFLLASMQAAQLNPAPDAEPRTLVRRLAFVLTGLPPEPETVAQFVADSKRDPAAAYERLVDQLLASPHFGERFARHWMDVVRYTDTYGYEWDNPAKGAWEYRDYLIRAFNQDIGYDQLVCEQIAGDLLEQPRIDQNSGFQESLIGPMFYHMGEHRHGDSVNFNGIHQEMINNKIDAFSKTFLANTVACARCHDHKLDAISQRDYYALAAVFMTPRWTSRVIDVPGKHAASIEKLKQLRSEIHRELKQQWNEEASKFSEEISAAVKSESDSPRAVLWRNAFGLNSGKEKKEAQAKPGDVIYPAQQLLSAKPTEVNAVWQKLSTEWKTAHETHRRQNQERFKVLTDFEQPGFPDGWQTEGDGILHGYVSHGTPLIALEGAGVVQRVLPRGYHTQALSSKLPGAIRPPSERDIPGKIVSLDLAGGEWSGFLRVPDNAFQTENVVFFDRNESTWQTFADRPLVNGIQRITFEIATSDLNPNFPPRTGKTRAGGKLLPAEDFGFDKRSWFSVTSIVAHDVAGTPADEWGRFETLYEKPAPQSSVEVCQRLGGWLSAAVQRWAEDRASAEDVKLVNWLLEKQLLNNSANTDSRLSRLLADYRRVEQRLPFAHTANSMDERGFAPVSYPLNVRGNVDELGPRVSRDFLEVFAGQNQVSQSPGSGRMELAEFLISPQHPQTARVYVNRVWQWVFGAGLVRTPNDFGHLGEQPTHPELLDYLAREFMADGWSTKRLIRRLVHTRAFRQSGQVSAAAVTVDPDNRLWHHYPTRRLEAEAIRDTLLTVSGRLDRRLYGRPIEAPRSKEDAAKRLFNGPLDGDGRRSIYLRMSIMDPPRFLVGFNLPDLKLPTGKRDVTNVPNQALILMNDPFVKAQAKEWSALLVKQQDESLEQRIRTMFLNAFGRAPDASELKRWTALVQDLGGTGDTQGLLADPNVWSHVAHALFNTKEFIYYR, via the coding sequence ATGTCTTGCCTGGCAGGTGAAGCGAGTGCGGAAAAGCCGTCTCCCGGTTTGGAATTCTTTGAGAATAAAATTCGTCCGGTGCTGATCGAGCATTGTTACGAATGCCATTCTGCTGCGACGACTGAGATCAAAGGAGGCTTAAGAGTCGACAGCCGCGACGCGCTGCGCTCGGGGGGAGAAAACGGTGCCGCCGTGGTACCTCACAAAGTCGATCAGAGTTTGTTGCTCGACGCGCTGCGGCATGAGTCGTTCGAGATGCCACCCGGTAAGAAACTGTCTGAAGAAGTCATCGCTGACTTCGTGAAGTGGGTCGAATTGGGGGCTCCCGATTCCCGAGATAAACCGCCCAGCGTTTCAGAAGCCGCGTCGCTTTCCTGGAAAGCGATTTTTGAAAAGCGGCGGAAATGGTGGAGCCTGCAACCTCTGAAAACAGTCTCGCTCCCTGACCCGGACAGAAATGACTGGTCACAACGGCCGATCGACCGTTTTCTGCTTGCGTCAATGCAGGCCGCGCAACTGAATCCCGCCCCGGATGCAGAGCCGCGAACGTTGGTGCGGCGTCTGGCGTTTGTGCTGACGGGATTGCCGCCCGAGCCTGAGACCGTTGCGCAATTCGTCGCAGATTCAAAACGCGATCCCGCGGCCGCTTATGAACGACTAGTCGATCAACTACTGGCTTCGCCTCACTTTGGTGAGCGATTTGCCCGGCATTGGATGGACGTCGTTCGTTATACCGACACCTATGGATACGAATGGGATAACCCGGCGAAGGGAGCATGGGAATATCGTGATTATCTGATTCGGGCCTTCAATCAGGACATCGGCTATGACCAGTTGGTCTGCGAACAGATTGCCGGCGATTTACTGGAACAGCCTCGCATTGATCAGAACAGCGGTTTTCAGGAAAGTCTGATCGGTCCCATGTTTTATCACATGGGAGAGCATCGTCACGGCGACAGTGTGAATTTCAATGGCATCCATCAGGAAATGATCAACAATAAGATCGACGCTTTTTCGAAAACCTTTCTGGCGAATACCGTTGCCTGTGCCCGCTGTCATGATCATAAGCTCGATGCGATCTCACAGCGCGATTATTATGCGCTGGCTGCAGTTTTCATGACGCCCCGCTGGACATCACGCGTGATTGACGTGCCCGGGAAGCATGCTGCCTCCATTGAGAAACTCAAACAGTTGCGCAGTGAAATTCATCGGGAGTTAAAGCAACAGTGGAACGAAGAGGCGTCGAAATTCTCTGAAGAAATTTCCGCAGCGGTAAAGAGTGAATCAGACAGCCCTCGCGCTGTGCTTTGGCGCAACGCATTTGGATTGAATTCAGGTAAAGAGAAAAAGGAAGCTCAGGCGAAACCGGGTGACGTGATTTATCCCGCGCAACAATTACTCTCAGCGAAGCCAACAGAAGTGAACGCGGTCTGGCAGAAGCTGTCGACCGAATGGAAAACGGCGCACGAGACGCATCGCCGACAGAATCAGGAACGGTTCAAGGTACTCACCGATTTTGAACAACCCGGCTTTCCTGATGGCTGGCAGACCGAAGGAGATGGAATCCTCCATGGCTATGTTTCCCATGGGACTCCCTTAATTGCACTGGAAGGGGCGGGAGTTGTTCAGCGTGTGCTGCCTCGCGGTTATCACACACAGGCGCTTTCTTCAAAGTTGCCGGGCGCGATCCGGCCTCCGTCGGAACGGGATATCCCGGGGAAAATTGTGAGTCTGGATTTAGCGGGCGGTGAATGGAGCGGCTTTCTGCGCGTGCCCGACAATGCATTTCAAACTGAGAATGTCGTCTTTTTCGATCGAAATGAATCAACGTGGCAAACGTTTGCTGATCGCCCTTTGGTGAATGGAATTCAACGGATCACGTTTGAAATTGCGACCAGCGATCTGAATCCAAATTTTCCACCTCGTACGGGCAAGACGCGGGCTGGTGGCAAACTGCTGCCGGCGGAAGACTTTGGCTTTGATAAACGCAGCTGGTTCAGCGTAACAAGTATTGTGGCGCATGATGTCGCGGGGACTCCCGCTGATGAGTGGGGCCGTTTTGAAACGTTGTATGAAAAGCCGGCTCCCCAAAGTTCTGTAGAAGTCTGCCAGCGTCTTGGCGGCTGGTTGTCGGCGGCAGTGCAGCGATGGGCGGAAGACCGTGCGAGTGCGGAGGACGTGAAGCTCGTCAATTGGTTATTAGAGAAACAACTGCTCAACAATTCCGCCAACACCGATTCGCGACTGTCTCGATTGCTGGCAGACTATCGACGGGTGGAACAGCGGCTGCCGTTTGCGCATACCGCAAACAGTATGGATGAGCGAGGCTTTGCTCCTGTCAGCTATCCTCTCAATGTCCGGGGCAACGTGGATGAACTGGGGCCGCGGGTCTCGCGTGACTTTCTGGAAGTCTTCGCCGGTCAAAATCAGGTCAGTCAGAGTCCGGGTAGCGGGCGAATGGAACTGGCCGAGTTTCTGATCAGCCCTCAGCATCCGCAGACAGCACGCGTGTATGTGAATCGGGTCTGGCAGTGGGTGTTTGGTGCAGGACTGGTGAGAACGCCGAACGATTTTGGGCATCTGGGAGAACAGCCAACGCACCCGGAGCTGTTGGATTATCTGGCGCGGGAATTTATGGCTGACGGCTGGTCGACCAAACGACTGATTCGGCGGCTGGTTCACACGCGTGCGTTTCGGCAGTCGGGTCAAGTCAGTGCGGCAGCAGTCACCGTCGATCCCGATAATCGTTTGTGGCACCACTATCCTACGCGACGGCTCGAAGCAGAAGCGATTCGAGATACACTGTTAACGGTGTCGGGGCGACTGGACAGGCGACTGTATGGACGTCCGATTGAGGCACCACGTTCCAAAGAAGATGCTGCCAAACGGTTGTTTAACGGTCCCCTGGATGGTGATGGGCGGCGGTCGATTTATCTGCGGATGTCAATCATGGACCCGCCCCGATTTCTGGTGGGCTTTAATCTGCCCGATCTGAAGCTGCCAACAGGCAAACGGGATGTGACGAACGTTCCCAATCAGGCATTGATTCTGATGAACGATCCCTTTGTGAAAGCGCAGGCCAAAGAATGGTCGGCTTTATTAGTAAAACAACAGGATGAGTCCCTTGAGCAGCGCATCAGAACCATGTTTCTGAACGCATTTGGACGCGCACCCGATGCATCGGAACTCAAACGCTGGACGGCTTTGGTGCAGGACCTGGGAGGAACGGGCGACACGCAAGGTCTGCTGGCCGATCCGAATGTCTGGAGTCATGTAGCACACGCGCTGTTCAATACCAAAGAATTTATTTATTACCGGTAA
- a CDS encoding DUF1501 domain-containing protein encodes MKSLRKHSTCCSGHLPVVNRRGFLKHTSAGFGWLALAGLLGEQTQAQAATKENRPHHAAKVKNVIFCFMDGGPSHVDTFDPKPALKKHEGKPIGEGAVSKRSQSSAGRVWLGSPWKFQQRGESGLWVSDLFPKLASVADELCVVRSMVGELPLHGQQNLLLHTGRIIGQAPSMGAWVSYGLGTENQNLPAYVVLNNDWVPNGGLENFGSSFLPATHQATMVRAKGIPVDNIKPSDSLALQQRKLALLAEQDRAFAVQASTASPIESAIANYETAFRMQTLVPKISDISGEPLHIQRAYGVDSKDEHQHYYATQALRARRLVEAGVRFVEITCPSFDSNNSPWDQHGLLKKNHEKNARITEQSVAALITDLKLRGLLDETLVVWAGEMGRTPHTPKVTPTCGRDHHVNGYSLFMAGGGFKGGTTFGETDEFGNSVIIDPLSIHDIHATILHQLGVDHEALTFRHGGRDHRLTDVHGHVIKDILS; translated from the coding sequence ATGAAGAGTTTACGCAAACATTCGACCTGTTGTTCGGGACATCTGCCTGTCGTTAACCGTCGTGGTTTTCTGAAACACACCAGTGCCGGCTTCGGCTGGCTGGCGCTGGCCGGGTTGTTGGGCGAGCAGACACAGGCCCAGGCGGCGACAAAGGAAAATCGACCACATCATGCTGCGAAGGTCAAAAATGTCATCTTCTGTTTTATGGATGGCGGCCCGAGCCATGTCGATACATTCGATCCGAAGCCGGCTCTGAAGAAACACGAGGGCAAGCCGATCGGTGAAGGCGCCGTTTCCAAACGCTCACAATCGAGCGCCGGTCGTGTCTGGCTGGGGAGTCCCTGGAAATTTCAACAGCGGGGCGAAAGCGGTCTGTGGGTCAGCGATCTGTTTCCAAAGCTGGCGTCGGTGGCCGATGAATTGTGCGTGGTGCGTTCGATGGTGGGCGAGCTGCCTTTGCATGGCCAGCAGAATTTGTTACTGCATACAGGCCGCATCATCGGTCAGGCACCCAGCATGGGCGCCTGGGTTTCCTACGGCCTGGGGACTGAAAATCAGAATCTGCCTGCGTATGTGGTGTTGAATAATGACTGGGTTCCCAACGGCGGTCTGGAAAATTTCGGCAGTTCGTTTCTACCGGCCACCCATCAGGCGACGATGGTCCGCGCAAAAGGGATTCCCGTCGATAATATCAAACCCAGTGATTCACTGGCGCTGCAACAACGGAAACTGGCTTTGCTGGCAGAGCAGGATCGTGCGTTTGCCGTTCAGGCTTCAACAGCGTCACCCATCGAAAGTGCCATAGCGAACTATGAAACCGCGTTTCGAATGCAGACACTGGTTCCGAAAATTTCCGATATCAGCGGCGAGCCCTTGCATATCCAACGGGCTTACGGCGTTGATTCGAAAGACGAACATCAGCATTATTACGCGACGCAGGCGTTACGGGCACGGCGGCTGGTGGAAGCCGGAGTGCGGTTTGTCGAGATTACCTGCCCCAGTTTTGACAGTAATAATTCCCCCTGGGACCAGCACGGCCTGTTGAAGAAAAATCATGAAAAGAATGCCCGTATCACGGAACAATCAGTGGCAGCGTTGATTACGGATTTGAAACTCCGCGGACTGCTCGATGAAACACTGGTGGTCTGGGCGGGGGAGATGGGTCGCACACCGCACACGCCGAAAGTCACGCCGACCTGCGGCCGCGATCACCATGTTAACGGTTACAGCCTGTTCATGGCGGGCGGCGGTTTCAAAGGGGGGACAACCTTCGGTGAGACCGATGAATTCGGCAATTCGGTCATCATCGATCCACTGTCGATTCACGATATTCACGCGACGATTCTGCATCAGCTGGGCGTGGATCATGAAGCACTCACCTTCCGGCACGGCGGTAGAGATCATCGATTGACCGACGTGCACGGCCATGTGATCAAAGACATCTTGAGCTGA